The sequence below is a genomic window from Chiroxiphia lanceolata isolate bChiLan1 chromosome 8, bChiLan1.pri, whole genome shotgun sequence.
ACAAAATATCATCCCCATTTTACAGACCTAAGTGATTTAGCCAAAGTCAAAGAAAAAGCCTTTGCCAAGTCAGAGATTAACAGAAATTGGGGGCCCATATTTTGTGATTTCCTGATAACTAGTATTATATACAAACCAAgtaggttttgttttgcttttccaaaaatacttcttaaacctccttgaaataaaaataataaataatagcaacaaaaataaataacgATTTTCAAATAATCCTGAGACActtgcttttagaaaaaaataaatcctgtaaCTGTTGCTGAACCACTTCTACATTTTCTGTATCATCAGCTGAGAAACACGTGGAAGATTTACTAATTAAAAGAATGAAGGTTATTACATCAGAGTAATTAGTGACAGAGCATGCATACAGGCAGCTAGAAGGAAGGATGGGTGAAGGGCTattcagcagctctgcctgcagctcacCCACCCAGCATTGATGCTCTCCACAATTTACTGCTCAGTAACGTTACCAACCACAGCTCATTAGGATGGACTTGGTAATTAGGACCCAACCCAGAGCTCCCCAAAGTCACGGCAGAGCCTCCCACTGAGTTTCCAGGCAGAGCCCCATCGCTGCTGGGAGCGTCACACCCACACCGCACACAGGGAGGAGTTGGTTTGGgtcaaggggttttttttgggggggaggaagagttgtggtttgtttggttttctttccttcccctttcctttatCTCCAGCCTGGTCCCACAGACTGACTGTCCTGTGGTCCCACAGACTGTGCTGTGGTTACAGTGTGCTCCTGGGATCCACCTTCCAGCTGAATTTCCTCAGAGAGGAacccagctgccagccccaggaCTGTTCCATCCCTCACACCAAGGCTGGGCTAAGTGGGGTTAATTGGGAGAGCCAAGTGCAGAGCAAACACCTCCCCACAGCAGAACACTGATCTGGGACACACCTTAATAACAACACACTGCCTGACTGGCTTGCAGAAATGGGATCCATCCAAAAGAGTTTAATAGCATGTAGAGTAAATAAAAACCAACTCAGCGTCTAAATTCCCTGTCCATGCTTTCTGCATACTGAATTAATTACCCAGCCTCATGTATTTTGTGCCCACAGATTCAAGCAATTCTTTCTTACAGAATTACTagttcaaaaaaattaaaaatgggaCTCTCTTCGACAAATCCTCCACAGATAAAAGGTAAACTCAAACTGTAAACTTATTAAATATGCACATTTTGTATTAGTTTctacttcaaaagaaaataattgtacaAGATACATTTGAAAGAAAGTAAACTAAGTCTAAAAGGTTTGCACAGAACATAATAATGGAACACATAAAAATCAAGAGCTTCTAACTCAACTTATTGCACTCTAGATACTATTCCATAATAGCTGTCTTACAGAAAAGGTCAAAAcgtttatttttttctttttgaaaataaaatgatatCTATTTGTTTTATCAAAAGTTTATGTTTACATAAAAGTCAAGAACTAGTAAAAGAGACTCTCATACAAAGAGGGAAACAAACGACTAGAGTCCTTCTCAATGGGCACTGTGATGagctttttaattacaaaataaagaaaaagaagtccaTCATGATTACCATTAAAGATTTGTATTTATCAAGATTTGCTGCATTCAAGAACTTCAAAAGATTTCACTGCTTATATCTAGCATCTGCCTGAATacagtgtttcattttaaaaaaattaaatgctatgtagttttaattgttatttaaattatttctctttaaaggaGCTTATTTAAACGGAAGTTTAACTTCTGACAAACCAAGCTACAACCTAACCTTCCTCTAATCCAGAGAAAGCCTTTATTAAATAACTAATATTCCAGGACTGCCTGTAAACACGTTATTGCAGACACTAGGAACTGACTTGACTCATAGAAGACACTAAGAAGATAATTCATTGAAGTCTGTGTGAGCTTCTAACAACCAAATCTTTTCTACAGCAGTTCCAGTTCAGTCCATTTATCTAATTCACATCCACCATTAGTTTTGTTAAGAAAATTACTCTAAGGTTAAATCAGGAGTGCATGCATTCTAACCTATGAATAAAACTGAGTTCAGATACAATAAGATCACCCTGTTCCAAAATCTTAAAGAACAAGATAACAAGAaacaagtttttatttctttttaagaaactACTCCCATGTCATTAATTAAGGAATTAATacacaggagaaggaaaatttgTTAGAAcatgttttccatttaaaacagtgatttattttccaATCTTAAGATTCCAGTTTggagcattttaattttaaatgcattttctacCAAATTTAAGTCTTTAAATAGAAATCAATCATTACCTTGAAAAAACAAGGACattaatatacaatatataacaaaaaaaatgcaaatgaataaAAGTTAATTATTTAACTTCTTAAACATTTATCTATTGGGAACGTGAGGGTGTGtggacagagagacagagagacagagagtgTATCTTCCTCACTAGTAAACAAAGGTCAGAAAGAAATCTAACTGTGGgttacacattttttttttcttaaggacAACAAGTAAAGTGTTGATAGACAAACAAAGATTAAAATGGATTATTTAAATCCAAGTTTCTTATCAGCCCTGGTGACTTAATTCATTCTGCTCAACCCCTAAACTGCTGCCTTGTGCAAGGAATTCCATGCACAGAAAGCCAAACGAATTCAAGAGAGGGAGGTGGCCATGTGGATGCCCccaattagaaataaaatggtATTTAATTCTTGTACTCTAACATATAGAACCTAAatactcttttttcccctcacacaGTGACATCCACAGGATTTGTTTTCACTACTCACATTTTCTTcactcttttatttatttcatttcatccTTCCCTTAGATTTGAAATTTTTCCCTCTAAAAGCCTGACTTAGGGCAATGCAATAATTAGCAGTAAGTGTTCAGTGAAAGCAGAAGACATTCAGGAAGAATCCATTCTGAAGCACAAACAAGGTCTTCCACAGATGCAAGTACCCAAGATCATTCACAgtacatataaaataaatagtaataaaaatagtaataaaaagtcacttcaaaatgaagcaaatgATATAAAAAGTTTATAACTTTTACTTAGAAACAGACAAGCAATGATATAAAGGCATATGAAGCCCAAAGATGGTGTTCTTCAAcacttcacattttcatttatatcACATGTTCAAGATGTCAGACTGAAGCACAGCAAAAGCCTACCTTGAAGATGGCAACATGCTTGTGGGCTTGAAGTTCGTCACAAAGGGATTAGTTGGCTCATAATCAAAACTCTCCTGATGAGCTTCACCGAACGCCCCGGGAGATTTCAGGTCAGTGGAACTGTCTGATCCCCCATTGCTGAGTTTATCTGACCTCTTGccatctttttttccagtcactctTTCAAAAAGACtaactttctcctttttcttaaGTTCTTTCCTGATTTCCCCGGGTTTGGAGAACAGACTTATGTTCTGATCCCACGTTGCTGGGCTCTCTTCAAACGGGTTCTTCTGTCTTGGCAGTGTGGCAAATTTTTGGGGTAACGAAGCACTCACATTGGTAAACGGGTCATTTTGTGCTTCAAGTGCAGCTTCATCGGCCGTGCTGCCAAGCTGGTTCATTTTAGAAGTATCAACACTTAATGTCCTTCTGTGTGGAGATTTCAGACTCCCTGCAAACAATCTGTCATTAGTATATTATCAACGGACACAGTATCACAGTTTATGACATGCAGAAAACCCAGTTTAGCTCAGATCTAGAAGCTCTGCAGTGGAGTGTCAGTTCAAAATTCTGATGAGCAActaagctatttaaaaaaaaaattaattaacagCTTGACTTTGTGGCTCAGAAATGTTTATAGATAGATACTACAggaaatttttgtttcctgtgtgaAAACTAAGTTCTCCAGAGAAGACAGCTATGACTAGTGTGCCACTCCAGAAAGAGACAGTAGTCTATTGCTGCATAATAACTTTGAACACAGCaaagtattttcagttctttgtaTAAATCACGTTTAAAAATTGGTGATAGTTttcaactttttaattaaacttaTTTCTCACAAGGTGCTGTTTTGCCTACGGTCCTAGAATGCAATGCTTGACTACAATATACTCTCAAATgagaacataagaaaaaaaaaagctaaattatcatatattttcacaaaataagTCATTTCTTATGCTCGGAAATAGGAATGATGAGCTACCATCAActaaaggaagtaaaaaaaaaaaaataggtcggcaatatttatttactttttggcCTTGTATTGCTTCATGAactgaagaaacagattttgaatGCCCTAATAGCAGGGAACTGTGCTTGTAATGGCCATGAGTTTTACTCACCCCCTTCATCCACGGAGCCAAAGGACTCCAGCTGGCGCCTGAAGAGGTGGGAGTAGCCAACGGGGCCGGACTTCACCTTCTCGGAGGAGACGTGCGGGCCCGTCAGATCCGACATCGAGTGAGCTGAGGACAACCTCTGAGGTCCCaaaaggaaaggtttttttggtttggatttcaTCTGTACTTCCCCACTACACACCTCTATGTTTGCATCAGGTATGTGGGTACTTGGGATGATTGCAGAGGATGTGTCCGAAAACGTCCCATCGTTTTTGCGACccttcattttgtcttttagttTAGCAAAAGGGGATTTGGTTTTGTCCTTCATTGACAAATCAAACATACTTGCTGTCATGTTATTCCTCATAAACTGAATATTGACCtttatttctcctctgtctTTAGTTCTCTTCCCTTGTCTGGACTCTAGGGGAAACCAccttaaaggagaaaaagagcaaattCAGTTGTGTTTCCTGGAGGTTACTCATTAAACTGTGGTTAGTGGGTTAATGCATCGGGTCAGTAcaatctgaaaaatgaaaacccaaATCCTGTATCAAAGATTCAGTTATTCCTGTACTGAAAAGCTTCTTTGTTTATATTCGtttttgcaacagaaaataaCTAAGCAAGTAGGGAGCTCTTTACAGTGTTCACCTGCTTTGAAAACCAACAACAACTCTGGAAGCTTACTAAACTTCATCAAAGCTAATGGGCTCACATCTGCTTGTGAAGGAGAATTTGTACCTCATGTGAATGATAAATACagctacattttattttgttatttaaaagaaCATGATAGCTTTCAAGTGTTCTATATTTTTCAGTGATGTATATTAATGTACATTAATATAACGTATATCAATGTGGCAACTACCTCATCTGGTAACCTTTTCTCCTTTGGTTTTGCTCAGGTTTACACACTAGCAAACATTTTCCCCTCTACCCCTTCCTTCTGACCGCTGGTTCAGATTTATGTCAACTGCACGAGCAAAGAGATGTCTGAGACCTCTGAACAGCCAACTACCATTTCAGTTCTGCAGCTgcatccccagggatgctgacAGCAActccaggagcaggaggtgcaGAGCTGTGAGCACGGAGGTGCATCTACAGCCACCCTCTCCTTTGCAGGTCACCGGCAGGAttaacttcagaaatatttccgCGGGCTTTGGAACCGTGATGTAAATCCCCACTCCTTGAAAACAGATCAAAGGTGTGATCATCTGCTTCAAAAAGCCAAGTGTGCTTCCTTGCCAGGTCCAACTAAAGCTTTATCATTATCCAAGTGTCTTATTCATCCCCTATTGTGCTCCATTGTCCCATGGAAGCATCTGCAGAATTCTGGCTCAATCTTCCCTCCACAGCTTCACCCAAATGAATGACCCAGATGATCCCTTCTCCACGACCATCACCAACAGCCCTTCCCTATTTCAAAAGGGGCACAAGGGCATATTTCAgatccagcagctccaaaggAATGCTCTAAACCCACTGCCAGGAGAACTGTATGCACACAGATTAACAGAGTAGCTCATCACCACGAGGAAGTAACTTCTGAATTGGAGACCAAGAAATTAAATTGCCTATCGGCACAGATGCAAAACTGATTGCACAGTTATTCATACATTATTCAGTCCTGTCAAATATAGAAAACAAGgtcaggaaaggagaaaaataaccctccatttcctttcagatttcataaatatttttaaaggtgaCAGCTGAAAGCAAATTTTCAGGCAGAGATACTGTTATTTGAGTTgagaaaatacttctaaaaatgACACACTAAAGAAATAACATGAGGATAGGGAGTATTAagcctttttttgttgctttgtgaTGTCCACAAGATTTTATGTTTCATGCTGAACCAGAATAATTAAGATATATCAGACCTCCTCTGTCCTGGCACTGAACAACATGAATCCAGACCAGTAGACCCAGAAGTTCAAACCAGTAGGAGGATAATTAAACCTTTAGGaagaaagtttttcttctgttgtgaGGTAACttcatttatgtattttaaatgaaatgcaaaacctGAAATATGTGTCTGAAGAAGATGGATCgtttttccttttagttaaTAACGTTTCACTTCTTTGGTAACTGATTCCAGAAACACTCTAAGTCATCTACAGACTCgttacagaaaacacacacaacagAACCACAAGTAAGTTTTTTTGTGCTATATAATACTGCAAAAATGGGAAGACAAGACAGCCTACTTTCTTTAAAACtctcctttaaaagaaaatctgttcacattttttcttaaaaaaataaaaaaaaaatacacagccATAATGGGCAAGCCCTTGCTCCGAGAGATCCCTGTCTGTGCAGAGAAAAGCTCAAACCCAAAATCACCCTGAAACTGAGAAAGTGCTCCCATGATTCCTTAGACAGACACTAAATATACACATAACTACAAATAAGGCTCATGAGTGTTTCAAGAGACTTCATAGGCAGAGAGGACCTCACtttttgacatttaaatttaaTGGCTTGGCCTACACTGTAACAAAACATTCCCTtattccctcttcccctctcctcatGGGTCTTAAACATTAATACTGTATCTCTGATAAAACTGCTGAATTTTCATATGTTCCTACTTAGGAACTACCAAAACTTTAAACTGGTGCATGACACTTGTTAACTTGTTTTAGAACAATATCAAGGCACAAATTCTTAAGTTTTTGCTGTGTGGAAGAAagtatcttattttaaaaattaatttaactcaATTATTGGCATTCTTATCATCAATCACCAAACACTGTGCCACTGCCAGTACCTGCTAACAGCAATACCTCCacttaatattttgaaattcacCTCTTCTTCAGCACTAAAAATAAGttcagctgggaaaacaaaggaacTCTCCTTACCCAAGGAAGACACCAGAAGGGCACCCGGGACTGAGCCTCGTACCTGCTGGGACCAGGTTCAACACCGCTGCTGACTCCAACAGAATTCAATCACAAACTCTTTTACTCCAGCAAAATTCCTCTGGACGTCAGTGGAATTTCTATTTGAATAATGATTGCTGGATCAAATCATTGTATAAAAGacagatatttaattttcataggCATTTCAAGGAGGGTTCTTTGTTACCTTGGAGAGTTTATCTTGTTTTAGTTATAATGAAGGTTCCATATGCTTCAGCTCATAACAAGACAATATGAGAAGCAGACTCGAATCATGATTTCCTTCAAATTCAAAGGCAactaattacttttttaaacagatgagAACAAATGCATTTATGTGGAGCTGCACGTGAAGGAGCAACTGAGCCTGTAAATGTTTCTTATTAGAATCTGTTTTGACAACACATGGGCGTGagcaacaaacagaaaaagcagcactgtgtgtaac
It includes:
- the RAB11FIP2 gene encoding rab11 family-interacting protein 2 — its product is MMLAEQAQKWFPTHVQVTVLQAKGLKPKGKNGSNDAYTIIQLGKEKYSTSVAEKTLDPVWKEEASFELPGLLMQENPEKYILYLIVMHRSLVGLDRFLGQVAISLNDIFEDKQRRKTEWFPLESRQGKRTKDRGEIKVNIQFMRNNMTASMFDLSMKDKTKSPFAKLKDKMKGRKNDGTFSDTSSAIIPSTHIPDANIEVCSGEVQMKSKPKKPFLLGPQRLSSAHSMSDLTGPHVSSEKVKSGPVGYSHLFRRQLESFGSVDEGGSLKSPHRRTLSVDTSKMNQLGSTADEAALEAQNDPFTNVSASLPQKFATLPRQKNPFEESPATWDQNISLFSKPGEIRKELKKKEKVSLFERVTGKKDGKRSDKLSNGGSDSSTDLKSPGAFGEAHQESFDYEPTNPFVTNFKPTSMLPSSSFHVNPSGIEDLRKKSEGNPFDATAGYRNLTYEEVLQELVKHKEQLKKKDTHIRELEDYIDNLLVRVMEETPSILRVPYEPSRKAGKFSKS